A section of the Polyangium spumosum genome encodes:
- the tssC gene encoding type VI secretion system contractile sheath large subunit codes for MASETQSQGGAGAQTLEGGSLLDDILSETKMAPGDEGYEVAKRGVQAFIAELIAPKREGEKVDKALVDALIAEIDAKLSRQIDEILHHPTFQKLESAWRGLKFVVDRTDFRENVKVELLNCSKEDLLADFEDAPEVPKSGLYKLVYSAEFGQFGGRPYGAIIANYEFGPGPQDIMLLQKCASVATMSHAPFIAAAGPQFFGLKDYLNLPNLKDLKALFEGPQYTKYNAFRETEDSRYVGLVMPRFLLRLPYGANTVPVKEFNYDENVIGQHDSYCWGNAVFAFATRLADSFAKYRWCPNIIGPQAGGSVENLPLHQYEAMGEIQTKIPTEIMLTERREYELSEEGFIGLTYRKDSDNACFFSANSVQKPKYFGQSEEGRAAELNYRLGTQLPYMFIMARIAHYLKVLQREQIGTWKERADLEKELNDWISQFVADQDVVSASIRGRRPLRKARIIVTEVEGNAGWYKVDMQVRPHFKYMGAFFTLSLVGKLDKE; via the coding sequence ATGGCTTCCGAGACCCAATCGCAAGGCGGCGCGGGCGCACAGACGCTCGAAGGTGGCAGCCTTCTCGACGACATCCTCTCGGAGACCAAGATGGCTCCGGGCGACGAGGGCTACGAGGTCGCCAAGCGCGGCGTCCAGGCCTTCATCGCGGAGCTCATCGCGCCGAAGCGCGAGGGCGAGAAGGTCGACAAGGCCCTCGTCGACGCGCTGATCGCGGAGATCGACGCGAAGCTCTCGCGCCAGATCGACGAGATCCTCCACCACCCGACGTTCCAGAAGCTGGAGTCGGCGTGGCGCGGCCTGAAGTTCGTCGTGGACCGCACGGACTTCCGCGAGAACGTCAAGGTCGAGCTCCTGAACTGCTCGAAGGAAGACCTGCTCGCCGATTTCGAGGACGCCCCCGAGGTGCCCAAGAGCGGCCTGTACAAGCTGGTCTACTCGGCGGAGTTCGGTCAGTTCGGCGGTCGTCCCTACGGCGCGATCATCGCGAACTACGAGTTCGGCCCCGGCCCGCAGGACATCATGCTCCTGCAGAAGTGCGCCTCCGTCGCGACGATGTCGCACGCGCCCTTCATCGCCGCCGCCGGCCCGCAGTTCTTCGGCCTGAAGGACTACCTCAACCTGCCGAACCTGAAGGACCTCAAGGCGCTCTTCGAAGGCCCGCAGTACACGAAGTACAACGCCTTCCGCGAGACCGAGGACTCCCGCTACGTCGGCCTCGTGATGCCGCGCTTCCTCCTCCGGCTCCCCTACGGCGCGAACACCGTGCCCGTGAAGGAGTTCAACTACGACGAGAACGTCATCGGCCAGCACGATTCGTACTGCTGGGGCAACGCCGTCTTCGCGTTCGCGACGCGCCTGGCGGACAGCTTCGCCAAGTACCGCTGGTGCCCGAACATCATCGGCCCGCAGGCGGGCGGCTCGGTCGAGAACCTGCCGCTCCACCAGTACGAGGCGATGGGCGAGATCCAGACGAAGATCCCCACCGAGATCATGCTCACGGAGCGCCGCGAGTACGAGCTCTCGGAGGAGGGCTTCATCGGCCTCACCTACCGCAAGGACTCGGACAACGCGTGCTTCTTCTCGGCGAACAGCGTGCAGAAGCCGAAGTACTTCGGCCAGAGCGAGGAGGGCCGCGCGGCCGAGCTCAACTATCGCCTCGGCACGCAGCTCCCGTACATGTTCATCATGGCCCGCATCGCGCACTACCTGAAGGTGCTGCAGCGCGAGCAGATCGGTACGTGGAAGGAGCGCGCCGATCTCGAGAAGGAGCTCAACGACTGGATCTCGCAGTTCGTCGCCGATCAGGACGTCGTCTCGGCGAGCATCCGCGGCCGTCGCCCCCTCCGCAAGGCGCGTATCA
- the tssB gene encoding type VI secretion system contractile sheath small subunit, with protein MKEGSVAPKERVNITYKPATGNAKEEVELPLKLLMLGDYTMRPDPTPLEDRKPINVDKDNFQKVMAEQKLSLNLAVKDRLSENEDNELNVNLKFRRLSDMEPAAIANQVPELKKLLELRAALTALKGPLGNEKAFRNKIQTILNDPAQRNRLINELGLKQGEE; from the coding sequence ATGAAAGAAGGATCGGTCGCGCCGAAAGAGCGCGTCAACATCACGTACAAGCCAGCGACGGGGAACGCGAAGGAAGAGGTCGAGCTCCCGCTGAAGCTCCTCATGCTTGGCGACTACACCATGCGCCCCGATCCGACGCCGCTCGAGGATCGGAAGCCCATCAACGTCGACAAGGACAACTTCCAGAAGGTGATGGCGGAGCAGAAGCTGTCGCTCAACCTTGCGGTCAAGGATCGGCTGTCGGAGAACGAGGACAACGAGCTCAACGTCAACCTCAAGTTCCGCCGTTTGTCGGACATGGAGCCGGCGGCGATCGCGAACCAGGTGCCGGAGCTGAAGAAGCTGCTCGAGCTGCGCGCGGCCCTCACGGCGCTGAAGGGCCCGCTCGGCAACGAGAAGGCCTTCCGCAACAAGATCCAGACGATCCTGAACGATCCCGCCCAGCGCAACCGGCTGATCAACGAGCTCGGCCTGAAGCAGGGGGAGGAATAA
- the tssA gene encoding type VI secretion system protein TssA — protein sequence MIELISGGVGQDVSYDELFEAIKAEVDKAQSLEGGKIDWSKIAMNAEELLTEKSKDFRLAVYYGAAKAHTDGMQGAVDGLVLINELCTAVWDKMYPPIKRPRTRGNLMSWYGDQVAAAIGTFNPTAGDADIVGALEQQTRQLDGELRDKLGDAYPGMGSLRESSRRMLASVPKAPPPPPPPPPPPPPPPPPPPPEVAAPPPAPVAVARPAAPAPVATYAPAPVESAEIQVSLPDATSITDADSANVVLDQVSTLLMRAGEALRAADPSSAFAYRMSRTGLWLFMQQDPPAEGGQTYLPSPPDHVRGAFDGMAEAGNWDGILASVDEVASEYRFWLDPHRHVSNALENLGYADAKLAHLREVALLISRAPTLPDLTFNDGVPLADEQTKAWIDAEVRPVLGSGGGGGGAAAGGGAPGGKGFRALDKAIGEARNLIENGDPLAAIQCVSKVAGQAVTPVDKFRSKLAIAQICLQIGQLAIARAQLDGLERMAKQHRLDEWDPELCAELYGALYTALRGLNQGYEVSEEARKRENEAFERLCELDAAAAFRISIT from the coding sequence ATGATCGAGCTGATCTCGGGAGGTGTTGGTCAGGACGTCTCGTACGACGAGCTCTTCGAAGCGATCAAGGCCGAGGTCGACAAGGCGCAGTCCCTCGAGGGCGGCAAGATCGACTGGTCGAAGATCGCGATGAACGCCGAGGAGCTGCTCACCGAGAAGTCGAAGGACTTCCGCCTCGCGGTGTATTACGGCGCGGCGAAGGCACACACGGACGGGATGCAGGGCGCGGTCGATGGGCTCGTGCTCATCAACGAGCTCTGCACCGCGGTCTGGGACAAGATGTATCCGCCCATCAAGCGCCCGCGGACGCGCGGCAACTTGATGAGCTGGTACGGAGATCAGGTCGCGGCCGCGATCGGGACCTTCAACCCGACCGCGGGGGACGCGGACATCGTCGGCGCGCTCGAGCAACAGACCCGCCAGCTCGACGGAGAGCTCCGGGACAAACTCGGCGACGCGTACCCCGGCATGGGGTCTCTGCGCGAGTCGTCGCGGCGCATGCTCGCGAGTGTCCCGAAGGCACCTCCGCCGCCGCCACCTCCGCCGCCTCCACCTCCGCCGCCACCTCCGCCGCCGCCGCCCGAGGTCGCAGCGCCGCCGCCTGCGCCCGTGGCCGTCGCGCGCCCTGCGGCGCCTGCGCCCGTGGCCACGTATGCGCCTGCGCCCGTGGAGAGCGCGGAGATCCAGGTCTCGCTCCCCGACGCGACGAGCATCACGGACGCGGACTCGGCGAACGTGGTGCTCGATCAGGTGAGCACCTTGCTCATGCGCGCGGGGGAGGCGCTTCGCGCGGCCGATCCGTCGAGCGCGTTTGCGTATCGCATGAGCCGCACCGGGCTCTGGCTCTTCATGCAGCAGGATCCGCCGGCCGAGGGAGGACAAACCTACCTGCCGTCGCCGCCCGATCACGTGCGCGGCGCGTTCGACGGCATGGCCGAGGCGGGCAACTGGGATGGGATCCTCGCGTCGGTCGACGAGGTCGCCTCGGAGTATCGGTTCTGGCTCGATCCGCACCGGCACGTCTCGAACGCGCTCGAGAACCTCGGCTACGCGGACGCGAAGCTCGCACACCTGCGCGAGGTGGCGCTCCTGATCTCGCGCGCGCCGACGCTCCCGGATCTCACGTTCAACGACGGCGTCCCGCTCGCGGATGAACAGACGAAGGCGTGGATCGACGCCGAGGTTCGTCCGGTGCTCGGCTCGGGCGGCGGCGGCGGCGGCGCTGCTGCGGGCGGAGGCGCGCCGGGAGGCAAGGGGTTCCGCGCGCTCGACAAGGCGATCGGCGAGGCGCGAAACCTCATCGAAAATGGGGATCCGCTCGCGGCCATCCAGTGCGTATCGAAGGTCGCGGGTCAGGCCGTGACGCCGGTCGACAAGTTCCGGAGCAAGCTCGCGATCGCGCAGATCTGCTTGCAGATCGGTCAGCTCGCGATCGCGCGGGCGCAGCTCGACGGGCTCGAGCGCATGGCCAAGCAGCACCGGCTCGACGAGTGGGATCCGGAGCTCTGCGCCGAGCTTTATGGGGCGCTGTACACGGCGCTTCGTGGCTTGAACCAGGGATACGAGGTGAGTGAGGAGGCGCGTAAGCGCGAGAACGAGGCGTTCGAGCGCCTCTGCGAGCTGGACGCCGCGGCGGCCTTCCGCATCTCGATCACCTGA
- the tagF gene encoding type VI secretion system-associated protein TagF produces the protein MFWRKKKAPASPPQIGCFGKLPATGDFIRFNAGGDELAAFDRWLGGGLDFARRALGPSFEAAYQPSVGLFIFHGEGKGDEPPTRGMVGAWAASGDNAGRTYPMVVFASYDYGQLVSAGASLPIALWSLLAASYELATSGRTLPVDAFVDRVSRIAVPSLEDADAAGAGYRSWLTTQSMKALWETGFGTDASRYWVLQNVFASVEPFRGQENPKTGLCIRLPLGAGDAYAAAVWMDMTLRLARWKNTLLNCFWVPQQTMLLHLGPPHVASFRELIAPTGYADHVVELCRPPTVDEPTSRRALGVQLDALVARSELTISGFLEGLGQ, from the coding sequence ATGTTCTGGCGAAAGAAGAAGGCTCCCGCGAGCCCCCCGCAGATCGGCTGCTTCGGCAAGCTGCCTGCGACGGGTGATTTCATCCGCTTCAATGCAGGTGGAGACGAGCTCGCGGCGTTCGATCGCTGGCTCGGCGGAGGCCTCGATTTCGCGCGCCGCGCGCTCGGCCCCTCGTTCGAGGCCGCGTACCAGCCCTCCGTCGGCCTCTTCATCTTCCACGGCGAAGGCAAAGGCGACGAGCCACCCACGCGCGGCATGGTCGGCGCCTGGGCCGCGAGCGGCGACAACGCGGGTCGCACGTACCCGATGGTCGTCTTTGCTTCGTACGATTACGGGCAGCTCGTCTCCGCGGGCGCGTCGCTCCCGATCGCGCTCTGGTCGCTGCTCGCTGCGTCGTACGAGCTCGCCACGAGCGGGCGAACACTCCCGGTCGACGCGTTCGTCGATCGCGTGTCGCGCATTGCGGTCCCTTCGCTCGAGGACGCGGACGCCGCGGGAGCGGGGTATCGCTCGTGGCTCACCACGCAGTCGATGAAGGCGCTCTGGGAGACGGGCTTCGGCACCGACGCGAGCCGCTACTGGGTCTTGCAGAACGTCTTCGCCTCCGTCGAGCCCTTCCGCGGCCAGGAGAACCCGAAGACGGGGCTTTGTATTCGTCTCCCGCTCGGCGCGGGCGACGCCTACGCGGCGGCGGTGTGGATGGATATGACGCTCCGCCTCGCGCGCTGGAAGAACACGCTGCTCAATTGCTTCTGGGTTCCGCAGCAGACGATGCTCCTCCACCTCGGACCGCCGCACGTGGCCTCGTTCCGTGAGCTCATCGCGCCGACGGGATACGCCGACCACGTCGTGGAGCTCTGCCGTCCTCCGACGGTCGACGAGCCCACCTCGCGCCGCGCCCTCGGCGTGCAGCTCGACGCCCTCGTGGCCCGCTCGGAGCTGACGATCTCGGGCTTCCTCGAAGGCCTCGGCCAGTAA
- the tssM gene encoding type VI secretion system membrane subunit TssM: protein MWLWILSALFLALVWGVWFILRPTGPGPSAEVFPTWIPIAITAVVVLGLVGLIVYRRIRAARAARALEKAIAQQAQEQALNAKPERRAEIQELHRQLQEGINALKSSKLGGGTNALYSLPWYVMVGPPGAGKTTALRHSGLVFPYLDPAGGGVRGVGGTRNCDWWFTNEAILLDTAGRYTTEADDHDEWMAFLEQLLKYRPDKPVNGVVCAVSISELVDATEEQVESIAKKVRARIDEMQSTLKMVLPVYVMFTKVDLVSGFVEFFGDLKKSERGQGFGATVKLDANKSEPGKIFDAEFDALVERVHDRALRRMVTERNRGTKEKVFQFPLEFAAIKSNMSLFLNTAFQPSKTAGLATPIMRGFYMTSGVQEGKPLDRVLGTMMSAFGLRPAVADEPSTAGSTEAKSYFLKDVFMNVIFPDQDIAARTAAEVRRQRIQRFAAAFAAASLALLLLVPAVMSFVNNRALVAETSRISNEAAAVKWTDSTSPVEKIEKLDNLRSHAQLLDQYREEGAPVSYRWGMYQGDKLFEPTKDQYIASLREGFVKPVRARLEERLGAATGGKYLEEYDDLKTYLLLADENKIHLLPESEMAWETGKLLQHWVDILRPTTDIPEPDLRMKLAPHVKYYVDLLRRGAIRGEELDKRTVERTRDILARVGPTQRYYDKFVTKLEYEKYDENGPNTRENLKYPPISLDELFSDRPEVLSKIRSSQKERTSKWFPVRGPYTAKGHAQVVASLEEGVKVLERERWVVPPTQEEERQGDKIAQALARVRQDYDTQYIREWLEFFRDIQVEIPPNNKEAIEEFRVLSTPDWPYQRLLRALEDNTQFDTADNQAEQQVMQDGGVLDQVKERVKRRIDSSFSTRTGTSGRLSQIVNFGGPGGAVAYDPIPDKFRSMVRFGVPEQPQKTAEGVPPPPPTPAELSKYIGHLEQLAAEMGGIEDAPPGATTQAAREKFSEAVRETEKLLLKMDETGQELMTPLLMNPLRQAYKAVMRSAGGSASGLWEVVVWPPFRENIKDRYPFDLAASRDASFDDTIAFFKPKEGILWGFYEQYLNDFHIRVGHDFIPKGGLEGRPKPAKPFTPFNSMLYPCLHRAHEITEALFAAGDGEKPKVTFHVNLKTVSPIVSEVLFEIDGQKRLYRNEKEFWHTFTWPGEKQTGARLRVRGAGGLDEELVREGPWGIFRLFEAGTTTAEKDKDSVFTVTWQMTAPPVTVTMEVRPTRTNHPFVNSFFRATNCPSSIGDSFGGGKKGS, encoded by the coding sequence ATGTGGCTGTGGATCTTGAGCGCCTTGTTCCTCGCCCTGGTCTGGGGCGTGTGGTTCATCCTGAGACCCACGGGGCCGGGGCCGAGCGCCGAGGTGTTCCCGACGTGGATCCCGATCGCCATCACGGCCGTCGTGGTCCTCGGGTTGGTTGGTCTCATCGTGTATCGCCGGATCCGCGCGGCGCGTGCGGCGCGCGCGCTGGAGAAGGCGATCGCGCAGCAGGCGCAGGAGCAAGCGCTCAACGCGAAGCCCGAGCGGCGCGCCGAGATCCAGGAGCTGCACCGCCAGCTCCAGGAGGGCATCAACGCGCTGAAGTCCTCGAAGCTCGGGGGCGGAACGAACGCGCTGTATTCGCTGCCCTGGTACGTGATGGTCGGCCCGCCCGGCGCGGGTAAGACCACCGCGCTCCGGCACTCGGGGCTCGTGTTCCCGTACCTCGATCCTGCGGGTGGTGGCGTCCGCGGCGTCGGCGGCACGCGCAACTGCGACTGGTGGTTCACGAACGAGGCGATCCTCCTCGACACCGCTGGCCGTTACACGACCGAGGCCGACGACCACGACGAGTGGATGGCCTTCCTCGAGCAGCTCCTCAAGTACCGCCCGGACAAGCCCGTGAACGGCGTCGTGTGCGCGGTGAGCATCTCGGAGCTCGTCGACGCGACGGAGGAGCAGGTCGAGTCGATCGCCAAGAAGGTCCGCGCGCGTATCGACGAGATGCAGTCGACCTTGAAGATGGTCCTGCCCGTCTACGTGATGTTCACGAAGGTGGACCTCGTCTCCGGGTTCGTCGAGTTCTTCGGCGATCTGAAGAAGAGCGAGCGCGGCCAGGGCTTCGGCGCGACGGTGAAGCTCGACGCCAACAAGAGCGAGCCCGGCAAGATCTTCGACGCCGAGTTCGACGCGCTCGTCGAGCGTGTGCACGACCGCGCGCTGCGCCGCATGGTGACGGAGCGCAACCGCGGGACCAAGGAGAAGGTCTTCCAGTTCCCGCTCGAGTTCGCGGCGATCAAGAGCAACATGTCGCTCTTCCTGAACACCGCGTTCCAGCCTTCGAAGACGGCGGGCCTCGCCACGCCGATCATGCGCGGCTTCTACATGACGAGCGGCGTGCAGGAGGGCAAGCCCCTCGATCGCGTCCTCGGCACGATGATGAGCGCGTTCGGCCTGCGGCCGGCGGTCGCGGACGAGCCCTCGACGGCGGGCTCGACGGAGGCGAAGAGCTACTTCCTCAAAGACGTCTTCATGAACGTCATCTTCCCGGACCAGGACATCGCGGCGCGCACCGCGGCCGAGGTCCGGAGGCAGAGGATCCAGCGCTTCGCGGCGGCGTTCGCGGCGGCGTCGCTCGCGCTCCTCTTGCTCGTGCCGGCGGTGATGTCGTTCGTCAACAACCGCGCGCTCGTCGCCGAGACCTCCCGGATCTCGAACGAGGCGGCGGCCGTGAAGTGGACCGACAGCACCTCGCCCGTCGAGAAGATCGAGAAGCTCGACAATCTGCGCTCGCACGCCCAGCTCCTCGATCAGTACCGCGAGGAAGGCGCGCCCGTCAGCTACCGCTGGGGGATGTACCAGGGCGACAAACTCTTCGAGCCGACGAAGGACCAGTACATCGCGTCCTTGCGTGAGGGCTTCGTCAAGCCCGTGCGCGCGCGGCTCGAGGAGCGCCTCGGCGCGGCGACCGGCGGCAAGTACCTCGAGGAGTACGACGACCTCAAGACGTACCTCCTGCTCGCCGACGAGAACAAGATCCACCTGCTCCCCGAGTCCGAGATGGCGTGGGAGACGGGCAAGCTCCTGCAGCACTGGGTCGACATCTTGCGCCCGACGACGGACATCCCCGAGCCGGATCTCCGGATGAAGCTCGCGCCGCACGTGAAGTACTACGTCGACCTGCTCCGCCGCGGCGCGATCCGGGGCGAGGAGCTCGACAAGCGGACCGTGGAGCGCACGCGCGACATCCTCGCGCGCGTCGGCCCGACGCAGCGCTACTACGACAAGTTCGTCACCAAGCTCGAGTACGAGAAGTACGACGAGAACGGCCCGAACACGCGCGAGAACCTCAAGTATCCGCCGATCTCGCTCGACGAGCTCTTCTCGGATCGCCCCGAGGTCCTGAGCAAGATCCGCAGCTCCCAGAAGGAGCGCACGAGCAAGTGGTTCCCCGTGCGTGGCCCGTACACGGCGAAGGGCCACGCGCAGGTCGTCGCGAGCCTCGAGGAGGGCGTGAAGGTCCTCGAGCGCGAGCGCTGGGTCGTGCCGCCGACGCAAGAAGAGGAGCGCCAGGGCGACAAGATCGCGCAGGCCCTCGCGCGCGTGCGCCAGGACTACGACACGCAGTACATCCGCGAGTGGCTCGAGTTCTTCCGGGACATCCAGGTCGAGATCCCGCCGAACAACAAAGAGGCCATCGAGGAGTTCCGCGTCCTCTCCACGCCGGACTGGCCCTACCAGCGCCTGCTCCGCGCGCTCGAGGACAACACGCAGTTCGACACCGCGGACAACCAGGCCGAGCAGCAGGTCATGCAGGACGGCGGCGTGCTCGATCAGGTCAAGGAGCGCGTGAAGCGCCGCATCGACTCGTCGTTCAGCACGCGCACCGGCACGAGCGGACGCCTGTCGCAGATCGTCAACTTCGGCGGCCCCGGCGGCGCGGTCGCGTACGATCCGATCCCGGACAAGTTCCGCTCGATGGTCCGCTTCGGCGTGCCCGAGCAGCCCCAGAAGACGGCGGAGGGCGTACCTCCGCCGCCTCCGACGCCGGCCGAGCTCTCGAAGTACATCGGCCACCTGGAGCAGCTCGCGGCGGAGATGGGCGGCATCGAAGACGCGCCGCCCGGCGCGACCACGCAGGCCGCGCGGGAGAAGTTCTCCGAGGCCGTGCGCGAGACGGAAAAGCTCCTGCTCAAGATGGACGAGACGGGTCAGGAGCTCATGACGCCGCTGCTCATGAACCCGCTGCGCCAGGCCTACAAGGCCGTCATGCGTAGCGCCGGCGGTTCCGCGAGCGGGCTCTGGGAGGTCGTGGTTTGGCCGCCCTTCCGCGAGAACATCAAGGATCGGTATCCCTTCGATCTCGCGGCCTCGCGTGACGCTTCGTTCGACGACACGATCGCCTTCTTCAAGCCGAAGGAGGGCATCCTCTGGGGCTTCTACGAGCAGTACCTCAACGACTTCCACATCCGCGTGGGCCACGACTTCATCCCGAAGGGTGGCCTCGAGGGTCGTCCGAAGCCGGCGAAGCCGTTCACGCCCTTCAATTCGATGCTCTATCCCTGCCTGCACCGGGCCCACGAGATCACCGAGGCGCTTTTTGCGGCCGGCGACGGGGAAAAACCCAAGGTGACGTTCCACGTCAACCTGAAGACCGTGAGCCCGATCGTCAGCGAGGTGCTCTTCGAGATCGACGGCCAGAAGCGCCTGTATCGCAACGAGAAGGAGTTCTGGCACACGTTCACCTGGCCGGGCGAGAAGCAGACCGGCGCGCGCCTCCGCGTGCGTGGCGCCGGCGGGCTCGACGAGGAGCTCGTGCGTGAAGGGCCCTGGGGCATCTTCCGCCTCTTCGAGGCCGGCACGACGACGGCCGAGAAGGACAAGGACAGCGTCTTCACGGTGACGTGGCAGATGACCGCGCCGCCCGTGACCGTGACGATGGAAGTGCGCCCCACCCGCACCAACCATCCCTTCGTCAATAGCTTCTTCCGCGCGACGAACTGCCCGTCCAGCATTGGCGACAGCTTCGGCGGCGGGAAGAAGGGATCCTGA
- a CDS encoding DotU family type IV/VI secretion system protein — translation MSLSQSMYWVCSDVLSLILQLRNSRDLPAPDILQRRVLQLFDTMMQNGREARIPEQDMIDAKFALAAFADEVIYHSSWPGKTQWLSNPLQLQFFQLNTAGDQFFVNLDNLHGQRNRAHVAQIYFLCLALGFQGKYRLRHQEGLQAVVEGLGNYVALAEGGGDQLAPNAERKDGGGGAVRRELPYLFIAIGFLILALIVIFILWLIIGSNADSTAEAIKKLLGGGK, via the coding sequence ATGAGCCTGTCGCAGTCGATGTATTGGGTCTGCTCGGATGTCCTGTCCTTGATCCTGCAGCTCAGGAACTCGCGGGATCTGCCTGCGCCGGACATCCTCCAGCGCCGCGTTCTGCAGCTCTTCGACACGATGATGCAGAACGGCCGCGAGGCTCGGATCCCCGAGCAGGACATGATCGACGCGAAGTTCGCGCTCGCCGCGTTCGCCGACGAGGTCATCTACCACTCGAGCTGGCCGGGCAAGACGCAGTGGCTGTCGAACCCCCTGCAGCTTCAGTTCTTCCAGCTCAACACGGCGGGTGATCAGTTCTTCGTGAACCTGGACAACCTGCACGGCCAGCGCAACCGCGCGCACGTCGCGCAAATTTACTTCCTCTGCTTGGCCCTTGGCTTTCAGGGGAAATATCGTCTCCGGCACCAGGAGGGACTCCAGGCGGTGGTGGAGGGGCTCGGCAATTACGTGGCGCTGGCGGAGGGCGGGGGTGATCAGCTCGCGCCGAACGCGGAGCGCAAGGACGGCGGTGGTGGGGCCGTCCGTCGCGAGCTGCCGTATCTCTTCATCGCGATCGGGTTCCTCATCCTGGCGCTGATCGTGATCTTCATCCTTTGGCTCATCATCGGCTCGAACGCCGACTCGACTGCCGAAGCCATCAAGAAGCTGCTGGGCGGCGGCAAGTAG
- the tssK gene encoding type VI secretion system baseplate subunit TssK — protein sequence MIHPRKPVWTEGLFMTPQHLQQGDQYHEALLQARTNALLSYPWGVMGVQFDERALSAGQLKLVKCHGFFPDGTPFFVGDRGEDVVEARPLEGVFPAALEALDVFIAIPNVRETHPNVALDPAKANPAIRFVASTTTVPDLTTGRSDTSIVWARYNLRILFGTEPRDAYQTVRIGQLVRDRTGAIVLKKSFIPPIPHIGSSDHIMSGMRRILSAMVGKQKSLAEGRRLRTAASVDFQFSDTAKFWMLHTLNAFIPAVSHMVDHGNAHPEDCYVLIGSLIGELCTFAADGDPTTLPKFNYLDLEGVFEPLFDRALTLVSSVLAENYTVVPLEKREDGMYLGKFEDPKLPRTHELFLEAKGADEATLRERLPRLLKMGSWTQIGYILNAAMPGVRVAVEYRPPGAIPVKPGVIYLRVDQAGDYWNDILGSGTIAIYQPIDPQKVDLRLIAVQGGK from the coding sequence ATGATCCACCCGCGCAAGCCCGTCTGGACCGAGGGGCTCTTCATGACCCCTCAGCATCTTCAGCAAGGGGACCAGTACCACGAGGCGCTGCTCCAGGCGCGTACGAACGCGCTCTTGAGTTACCCGTGGGGCGTGATGGGCGTGCAGTTCGACGAGCGCGCCCTCTCCGCGGGTCAGCTCAAGCTCGTCAAGTGCCACGGCTTCTTCCCCGACGGCACGCCGTTCTTCGTTGGTGATCGCGGCGAGGACGTGGTCGAGGCGCGGCCGCTCGAGGGCGTGTTCCCGGCGGCGCTCGAGGCGCTCGACGTGTTCATCGCGATCCCGAACGTGCGTGAGACGCACCCGAACGTCGCGCTCGATCCGGCGAAGGCGAACCCTGCGATCCGGTTCGTCGCGTCGACGACGACCGTGCCGGACTTGACGACGGGGCGCAGCGACACCTCGATCGTCTGGGCTCGTTACAACCTTCGCATCCTCTTCGGCACCGAGCCGCGCGACGCGTACCAGACCGTGCGCATCGGCCAGCTCGTGCGGGATCGGACGGGCGCGATCGTCCTCAAGAAGAGCTTCATCCCGCCGATCCCGCACATCGGCAGCTCCGATCACATCATGTCGGGGATGCGCCGCATCCTCTCGGCGATGGTGGGCAAGCAGAAATCGCTCGCCGAGGGGCGCAGGTTGCGCACGGCGGCGTCGGTGGACTTCCAGTTCTCCGACACGGCGAAGTTCTGGATGCTGCACACGTTGAACGCGTTCATCCCGGCCGTCTCGCACATGGTCGATCATGGCAACGCGCACCCCGAGGATTGTTACGTGCTCATCGGCTCGCTGATCGGCGAGCTCTGCACGTTCGCGGCCGACGGGGATCCGACGACGCTCCCGAAGTTCAACTACCTCGACCTCGAGGGTGTCTTCGAGCCGCTCTTCGATCGTGCGCTCACGCTCGTCTCGAGCGTGCTCGCGGAGAACTACACCGTGGTTCCGCTCGAGAAGCGCGAGGATGGCATGTACCTCGGCAAGTTCGAGGATCCGAAGCTCCCGCGCACGCACGAGCTCTTCCTCGAGGCGAAGGGCGCGGACGAGGCGACCTTGCGCGAGCGCCTGCCGCGGCTGCTCAAGATGGGGTCGTGGACGCAGATTGGTTACATCCTGAACGCCGCCATGCCGGGCGTTCGGGTCGCGGTCGAGTACCGGCCGCCGGGGGCGATCCCGGTCAAGCCGGGCGTCATCTACCTGCGCGTCGACCAGGCTGGCGATTACTGGAACGACATTCTCGGCTCTGGCACGATCGCCATCTACCAGCCGATCGATCCGCAGAAGGTCGATCTCCGGCTGATCGCGGTCCAGGGCGGCAAGTGA